The following DNA comes from Nicotiana sylvestris chromosome 10, ASM39365v2, whole genome shotgun sequence.
CAGCCTAGGTGCATCCGTGAACATTGAATGTTATTAGGCAAACTCTTTAGCTTACTGAAAGGATAATAGCTACAAATAGCATAGCACTATGAGAAACACATGAAATACAACGCACTATGAGAAATGCTCAGGACATTATATTGATTCTGCACTTGAAGGACATTACTAGTGGTAGCCATAAGGAAATGGAGGATGACAATAGGAAAAGACAGACAGAAATACGAAACAGAAAATCAAAAAATCGAGATGGATCATATGACTAACCTTAGGTGAAGGGCAATATAATGCTTGCTACTCCGCCTCATACGCTGGATCAATTTCTCACCCATTTCGAGGATAGGGTCAGAAAACTTCAGGGCATGATAATTGACTCTGCATCTAAGCTTTTGCAAATCTGTATCCAGCTTATTTGCAAGTCGATAGTCAAACTTGCTGATCTGTACAGCCTGTCACAAGAAGCAGACTGCTTATACAGGTCTAAGATATCAACAATAAACAACACTAATAGACAGCATACAGAAAGGAGCAACCCCCTTTCCCCTGCAAGCAATGGTAAGCTAGataatttctgatttttgaaaTTGAGGACTGATGTTCCTATTGACTGTACAGGCAATTGTAATTCTTCTGGGTTAAGACCCTTAAATAAACGTATTAGAGTTATTGAAGCCTTGGGGCCTAGTTCTCTTGAAAAACAATTTTCAACCAAGATTGATAAATTTGACTCaataaagcaaaaaaaaattCCTCGATCTCCCACCTAAAAGAGTTATAACAAAATTTGGATATTTGAAAGATGTTTTCTGATGGAAAGCTTTCCTCATGCATCCAGCGGGTAGTAACCCCTCTTAGCATCCTAACCAGTAACCAGCTGTACAAAGTAGTGAACTTGGACATAACATAACATAGCAATTCTTCTCCTAAGTTTTTAGCATCAATTGAGTTTACTATTCATAACCAAGCTAATTCATGATTCAtcaaaaacttctaaaatttTTGTTTTCATGTGAATCAGTGATCACTTTCCAAAGTATCAATAGAATTTTGCAAGAAGTTTCAGGAAGTACACAAGTATCTAGTGCCTCAGCCCCTTAGTCCAGTAGTTTTAGAAGTTCAGTTACATCAACGGAAAAGGATGCGcaaattttcaaaattttaaaggTTTCATAGCCAGACTGTTGAGGTTGAATGTAAAAACTCCAAAATAGCTGGACTGCTGAGATTGAATGTAAATACTCCAAAAAAGTAACAAGCAGTGACCCAAAATACAGTATAGAATTAACAAACGTGTGTTTCTTAGATATGTTTTTATTCATCCAAAAATTACAAAGAAATATAAGTGATGTGAAAACTCACATGTTTTTTCATGAGTACAGGCAATACACGATTTATATAGCATCTCTCATTGCACTTTCTAGGAACACGCATTCTATATGGCGTCCATATCTGTCCTCTTCTAAGCGGAAGGTCTTTTAAAATTGAAACATCTGTTGTTAGATGTTTTATAAACCGATCAACATCAAATATGTCAGAGAAATCACTGCAAGAGAAAAGTAGAGCATTTCACTTTCACAGTAATATGCCGGATCATTAGCATATTAAATGTACATATACAGTAAGTTCAGAGATGGTTAGAGAAACCAATATGCAAGAAAATACTGAATGATTCTTCTAATACTCACCTAGAATCTTTCCAGAAAGACGTCTTGTCCAACTTTGGAACAACAAGAGTAGCATTTAAAATGCGAGCAGCAACAACGGCATCAGTTATCTGCCATAAAGATGGTTAACTATTGAAGGTTCCACACTTTCCACATTTTTGTAGTTTGGTTCCAGCAGAAAGCTAAAGTACACAGGTGGTAATAGAAAGGGGTGCTAATTCAAAGGGTCATATATTAGAAAAGGCATAGATGTTTGTCGTTGTTCAAGGATTTATCAGAATCATGTTACATAGAGAGGAGACGATTGCTCAATTTATTAGTATCTCAAACCATAGACTCATCAGGCACGAATACAGATAATTCTTGTAGGGAGTATTTGACAACCTGTATTTAGCATGAACTGGTAATTCATAAGTGTGTCTTCTGTAGCCAATATAACATAAAAGTGCAAATACCTATAGCTCACTTATCAAATCCCAAAGCATGATTGTGCACACATACTTGCTATCACTGAATATGAAATTTGTATGGGTAATTCATGACCATCACTTCTCTGTCACATCAAATTAGGTGCATCTTGAGGTGTAAAGAATCAgtaatcaatcaatcaatcaataaACTATGCTTCAATCCAGTATTAGTTGCGGTCAGTTTTATAAATCAAGGATATCTTGCAAAAACTGAATATTACAACAATAATGATATGAAAGAAAGTTAAGAACTGCATGCATAATTCAGCAACACTTGAGCAATCATTAGATATTGTGTCCCATCAGCTGCATAAAGCTTCTCGACCTACTGGTATAGAGCACCTCATAATACATGGGCATCGTTCACTGTGAAATCTGATGCCTTAAATTGTGACTGTGTTGCATGTACTTAAAACAATACCAACAACTAAGCCACAGTACTTAATTAGTTTGGTTGGCTACATAATCTTCTATACCTCCAGCTTCATTTGGGCCTCTTTATTCCAATACTCAGTAATTTGTTCTTTCAAGACAATTAGGGATGCTTCAACCCAGGTTCCAATGTAGCAGGTATCTAGAAAAGCACATCCAAGGCATTCATTATGATGATATCCATTATAAATTGATTAGTTTCACAATCGCGAACATAACGGAATCTTATTCCTTTATTCAAGCTTGCATGTACATTAACTATGTAAAGGACAAAGACAAGTTCATTTGAACTGCACTATGAAACTTGACAACCACTGTAACAATTATCTTAATCATACTAGTGCTAGAACAAAAAAAGAGTTCCTTGATCAAAATCCCGTTCCTTGTTAGTCAACAAAATAAAGCATAAATCAGACTCAATCCGAAAAGCCAGTCCAGAATCATTTTCTTACCCCAGTTCTTTGTTGGTTAAGACCTCCACTGGTCACAATCAACAAGAATCGATTTGGACGTGTGATGGCTTGGGCTTCTGCAATTTGAAAGAGTACAAATACTTAATGAGATTTCAAATACCAAATTTAGCTTCATATAATAATTCCTTtagatttaagttatatacacagACAGTGCAATGAATTTTTTACATCATGTATTATATAACCTATTATAacaggttacttacctttattcTAAGTTATCAATATGCCATTAAATTGAGTTACCTGCAATTACTTTTTAAATGACATGATTGTTCAAATATTTTTTACACTGTAAGTGCATAAAATTTAAATTCATTCCTTCATTGCTACGTAAACCTACTAGTATAACAAGCTGATTACtttcttccaaaaaatgaaaGCTATAAACAAACTAAATTTACGTACTTGCAAATTTACTGCTGGCATTACTGCATCCATAGAAGAACTTCGAATTTCTCGAACTCCAGAGATCACGATTATTAACTCCTCCACTGATCTAGATCTCAACAACCAATAAACAACATTTAGAAACCTTAGATCCAATCAAATAAAAACTTTACAAATAAACACAATAAAATTCAGATTAAATCCTAACCTCAACACGAAATGGAGAAACTCCAATCTCATTACCACTACCTTTGCTTCCCTACAAATAAAAAACATCGCAATTAAATTAATACTGGCTGTACTTTATCGTATATGAATCAATCATATCAATCAATTAACTAAGCCTCAATACAAAACTAGTAGGAATCAGCTACATGATTTGAACGTTATAAAATTAATATGCAGCTACTAATTAGGTAAATAAATAGCATTTGATCGTGAGCATGATTTGATAATGTACCAAGGAAAGATCATCATGACGACGGGAGCGGCGGAGGTGATTATCATCATTAGGAGACGGCGCGAGGATTAAGATGAAGAGGAATATGACGAGGAGAAAGGTGGAAGCAGCGTAAATGATGGGGATTATAAACCGCCGCGCACGGCTGTGATGCTGGTTGCGCCGCCGTGGGATCGCCATACGGCGGCGGTTGTGATAGGAAGCTTTGAGTAGACTCCTCTTCCTGCAGTCACCCCGTTAGCGGAGCAAGAGGAGAGGGTTTAGGGGTATTATAGGGAATACAGAtttgttattctttcttctttgaggAGAGAGGATTTTTCTGTTGGGGTTTTAGCCCATAACGATTAACGACAAGGATTGCATTGTAGGAAACACTGCTATTGTCTGTTTTTTAGCTTTTGGACTGATGAATTATTTATATAACACCGTTTACAGACAATTGAAAAGAAACCGGaaaaagctaaaagaaaatgaaaaagagaggaTTGTGTTTCTGATTTTTAGATCTTTGAATTGTTCGTTACTTGAGAAGGTACACTTGGGGTAGAAATAATGACCTTCGGCATTTGAGATATAGAATCCTGTTCCTTTTATATTAAAAATTGCACAATTTAACTTTccgtaaataaaataaaaaggatagcCGGTGCCCTAAGCTCCCGTTATGCATGGAGTCCGGAAAAAGGCCGGACCATAAGTGTCTATTGACAATATAATTATGGACAAAATTTAACTGAAAAAACATACAAATTATCCAAGTCATGCGAGCAAAAAGATCTATTCATTGGTCAGAAAAGCAAAATAATAAGAATTGCCATGATTAATAGCCTAGAAATTTCTTCCTCTATTCTTACCTGCACATATCAAAGAAATTCAATTTAATATGGTTAAGTgatttaataaagtaaaaatatatattaaataatcatgatTATGTGATAGAAATGTATGCGCAACCACAATATCAATTTCGTATAAATATCCGGGTGCGAGTAAATTTTTAATCCCTTTTCATGGTAATTGCTCTATGTCTCCACCTCATGGTTAAAAGTGGAGGAATTGGACTATTACAACAACTCTAACTCGTTTTTTTTTATATCCACATTCAAATTAGAGAGAAGTAATAGTAAAATAGAAGAGAACCGTTGAATTTTAGTTTGTAGATTGGATCTGTGATTAAATTATGAAAGCTCATCAGCTATTGTTTTCCACTTGAAGTCATTTTCTAATAAATTCAAGATCTCTTTGCATATTAAATTACAATTTGCACCTGTAAATGTTTGTTGATGCAGACTAACAGATGGAGCTGTGATGAAGTAGCTGAGTATTACGCGCCTTCCTGATGCCCGTATCAAACTTTTAGAGTTACGGGGCAATGTCAAGAAAACAGCGTGCACGAGGAAATTGAACGAAAACTTGCTTGTATTAAAAGAGAAACGAATACAAgaggctaatgtggtgccggggGAGACGCCAATACAGAGATTTGAATTCGTCTGGTTGGCTACCAATATTCAATATAGGCAAGAGAACTGTACAAGAGCAAGCTTAAATAGCTCCTTATTACTTACTACCAGCTAACGTCTAACGACAGGCGGATGCCGGATGGAGGATTTAAGTTCTATGGATTCATTATATctttaaaattatgggttcaaaCTAAGGGTATCTAACGGGTGGGCCGGGCCGGGTTTGGTAGGGAAAATTTTGAACCGTACGGGTTTGGAACCGGGCCGGTTGCGGGTTAGGGGTTACCGGGCTTAATGAGTTCGagttcatccgggtaaaaaaatgaaccgtaagggttacgggtacaaggggccgggccgggttaatattttgtattttgtattttttataactattgtaatttatattaatataaagtaaaaatataaagaatacaatgaagatgtaaaaaaattgcatttataaattgcaagtgctacatttatttcaaaattcaaacatACCAATTGAAAGAGTAAATTacatttaacaagtaaattaacgaaaaaagagtaaattcaaaggtttttgCAGTGCCTTAGACTCTAAAaccttgaaagaaataataataattgaaATCTAGCCTTTAAACCGGGCCGGGCCAGTTAACCGGTTCTACAGGGATTTTGGTTGATCGGGTTTAACCGGTCCGGTTAATTGGATAAATTAAAGTGAACGGACCAACCCCCCTAACCCCAGTAACCCAGCCCACCCGGCCCTAAGTACCGGGCCGGGCCGAGTTTCAACCGGTCTGGGGCGGGGCGGGTTTCATGCCCGTCCCGGGTCAACCCGGCCCATTTGACACCTATAGTTCAACCCTACTATTTGTTAGAATTTAAGTGAATATTTACACTTCAAGTTACGCTCTGCGTCGAAAGTTCTGGGTTTAGTTGAACCAGAGTTGTAACTCTACATCCGCCACTGCGTCTAAAAGCAAAGGCTGTTTTCTTCTGAACCATGGTTTCACATCAGTGATTAATATGCAAACAAAAGGATTTGCCAAAAGTGCAGACACAAGATGAGGTAAATATATCAGAGATAAGGATGTAAACAGCTTTTAGACACACAAAATAGTAGCAACAATTTTTAAAAGTACTTGGATCTTGGTATATAGAGCAATATAACCAAACAAAAACATATTTCATATCCACAGAAACTAAAAACCTAATCCAACTTGCCAGAGGCAACTTCTGTTGCTCAGTTGCTCTCCACTTCAAAAACATTCTGTCAGCAGCCGCAAGTAACGTCGTGTGCTAAAAGCTTGCCtctaaaagaaaagaagcaggTGGGCATTTTGCAACAAAGCCATATTTAGAGATGCTATACTTTCTATGCACACCAGCAAGCTTCCCAGTTGCAGCATTCTGATGGAAAGAAACCATCAGTCTTGAGCACTCCCTGTTATAGAAAAGAAAACAGACCACAACACTCAGAGGGCTCTCTTTGTGTGTTCGATAAAAACAATTCATTGATTCAAACAAAGAAAAGTAGATAATGCTTACAAAAGCTGATCTCGAGTATAGTGGCTATACTTCTCACAAGTTTTACTCCACTCGTTAAGCACACCTAGAGTACATTGGGCTGTAAATATTGCTGCAGCAGCTAGCATTGAAGGTGGGAACCTAAGCATTTCATACTCAACGAGGCATAGTTCAGTCATGAAAAAAGACAGGAGCTCCACCTGATCCAAGAAATGCCAGTAGTTAGTCATGATTCAGAATGGTTGTCATTTATTTAAGCAATTTTCTAGTACTACATAAGTTCATTTAATCAAATTTCTGACTAACCTTCTTATCAGACTGAGCAGCTTTAAGAAATCGCATCATAAACACATATGCTGTAGGCACTGATAGGTTGAACTGTAAGGTATTGATCATCAACTTCTCCTGCAGAAAGCACTCAATCAAAGTCAAAGGTCACGCTAGAAAAACATTAGCAAGACATCATTAAGTTTTACTTGAATTGGAGCGGCAGAAACATAATTTAAGGTAAAGCATTAAATTTTGATCTGTAACTTACCATCTCAAGCACCTCTTTTCTGGTGTAAGCCTTATCAGAGATCAAAATAAGATCCTCAACGACAGGAACTGAAACTTCTTCATACTTGCAGGCTAGAAGCATAGCTGTTACCCCAACAAGCTGGAGTTTTTTCCTAATCACTTGTTGGACTGCTAAGAATCTATCGATAAGATTTACGGTCAAATACAAAGTCTCTTCCATCAGATCAAACTTGTAATGTACCTACATATTTGATTGGACATTAGTGAGGCCGGAAATCATTGTGTTACTTCATGGAATTCAGAGAAACTGTGGATCATTGTTTTTATACCTCAATCAGCCAGTCAATGAGAATAGCTCTCATCCTCTCATTAATATCAAATTGTTGTTCCATATAATTTGGAGGGGCACAGCTAGAACTCTGAAATGATATACGAATTCATAAAAGTGACTCCATCAAACAAAAAGCTAGAAAGTTATACAAATTTTATCTCATTCATTGACTCTTAAAGGAGATATCAATAATCTGAATGACGGAAATCAGATGAAGAACCTATATTATAACTTAGATAAAAAGTCCATATCCATACAAATTAAATAAATCAATTAAGCTCCTACGAAAGGTGCAGGGGGTGTAAATAATTGCTGACCTCGGTCTTCTTGTAGTAAGCATGCATGTCATCAATGTACTCCGCTACTGCAAGTGGGTTCTTTTTATCAGCACTATCTATGTCCACAATTAGTGTCTCTTCTACATCTTCCATCTCCATCTCAGCGTCCTACATAAGAATACAGAATAAATTGCGACGCCAGAGATCATCCAGACTAAAGATACTGATCAAATTAATTACCATCCGATCAATTTCCTCCATCATTGCTTCTGTATGTTGCACAAACATTGGCACAGGATCATAGTCGCTTGTGGCCTTGTAATCTTCTGCATCAATAATGATGCAGTCTTCTGATTCATTTTTAGCAGGTGCTGTTTGGACTGGCTGCTTTGTTACCTGTGGAAGATAACAACATCAACATCTCCGCTATAACATAATCTAGGATGGCACTTGTTGAAAACTGTACCTCAACCGTTGGTTGCTGCTGCTTGGTAGCCATTTGTGCAGCAAATTTCCTGAAGCAGCAAGAATCCCCCATACTATTAAAAAAGAAACCAGGCCAATGATAAAGTACTTAACACAATAAGAACTATCTTAACCAACAGAATTAATGTCAGACCTTGTGATTGGTCGATGAATTGGAATGGGAGGATTCTTAACACCATTCGCGCTCTTGCTAAAAGAATTGGAAagatcaaaatacttaatgaaattgAGAGAAACGGACATCTCGGAACTCAAAACATTAAAGAGTTTAATCAGTTCTTACTCAGTGATGCCATTTCTCTTGTGTACTTTACAAGGGTATGCTGGAGCTTCAACTATATTCCCATTTATTGTGCTTAGAGCCCTTCTATTAGGCCCCATTGTCACCTTTCCTCCTCCAGCCCCTAATCCCCCTAATAACAAAACCATAGTTTTCCCATCTCTTAAATTTGGATTCGTAATAATCAAGCTAGGATACATACATTAAACTAATCATGATCTTAACTATacaatcaatcaatcaactagACATCAATCGCAAACCAGATTAAATCGACTATATATGATTCTAAGTATTCAAAACCATAGATTTTCCATTTCATAAAATTTGTATTGATAATAATCAAGCAAGGATACATACATTAAACTAATCATGATTTTAACTATACAATCAATCAACTAAGACCTCAATCGACAAACCAGATTAAATCGGCTATACATGATTTTGActaatcaaaattcaaaaaatttacCTTGAACATTTGAAGCCATTATAACACCTTGGCAATTCTCGTTTGATCCAACCATCTTGAACCTAATTGACGATTGAACAAACCACATTAAACCCcccaaaattatttttaaaaaatggtcAGAATTTAAagggtcacaatcaagaatcaaGCTAAAGAAAAGATCCAGATCATAAACCAAAAACACCAACCTGCAAAATCAAAGATCCTTTACACTAATCCTCAAAAAGGTCCAATCTTTAGTGAAAATAACCCTAATGTTccacaaagaaaagagagagagagactatTAACAAAACCCCATGAAATAATTCAATGGAGTGAAaaataaatcttgaaaaaaagtttctctctctctttctttctttctttacaGATTATTCTTGGTGTTATATCTCTGAGTTATTTGAAGATATAGAATCAGAAGGGAAATTATGGGCGGCCTTctatttttgttttaatattttgaaaataacGGCTAGTAGATTTATAGCCGTAAGATGAAAGGTCGTGTATGTTCCGAGCTTGGACTTAACGGTTACCCTTGATTCCTCATTCAAAATTCTTATTAAAGGCATTTTATGATGCGCTGGCTTGgccttttttttcccttttaaaaaaATCTCTCTTGAGATCCTCGATCAGTCAATGTTTGTAGATAGATTACTATACTACtgtgatttcactcttctttagGCAAAAAAATTATCTTTTCTCCTTTCTGTGCATTTGGATCGAATATCCGAAATCCAAACCGATCTGCTCAATTTCGaatttcgaatttcggatttcggatatttGGATCAGATTCGGAtttgatttattaaaattttggatttttggattggattcggatttgtATAGATTGAACCCGATCGGAAATCCGAATTTATTAGGGGAAGTATAAatactaattttatttttaggGTTAGGtcttaattcttatttcattctCGTTCTTTTCTCACAGCCCGACTCAGACTCAGACTCTAACTGGTCATCGCTTCTTCCGTCTCTTGACCGATCTGCTCCTGCTCGTCGCTTTTCAAACCTGTCCTACATGAAAAGGTCATCAAGATAATGCTGCTTCTAAACAATTCAATATACAAATAAAGGGGAACACTATGAACAAGTTGTACTGTTCCAGCCTTTTCAATTCTTGTTGAATTATTAACTATGTGTATATGGATTAGGACTGATGTTCAAGAACTATGTTCCCAAGAATTAGAACTATGGAGATGAAAAAGAACTATGTGGATTAGGACTAATGTTCACAAGAATTAGAACTATGTTGAACTGTTGTTTATGTTAATTTTGTTCTATTATGAACTGTTGAATCCGATCCGAAAATCCGATCACCAAACCGATCCGAAATTATGCAATCCGAAATTTCAATTCGAAATGTGCTAAATCGGATTCGATCCATGCACAGCCCTACTTTCAGTTTTTTCTTTACTTTTGAAGACTATGGAATGCTTTCTCTTTTATACGGGTATTGGTTAATATGAAAATTATTTGAAGTTGAAACGTGGCTGGTGAATGTGATTATAACAAGATAACTGTCTAAACTATCAAAATATCTTGTCAAGTATACGAAAGACCTAGAGATATAAACATTATGTCGGAGAGAACATTTAATTACATTATTAACTTACTAGCATTTACAAAATAATGTGATTGAGTTGCTTGTGTTTATGATTAGAAAAGAAAGTAATCCAAATTTAAATTATGTATGTGTACTCTATATAAGCAAATGAAAGACATAATAAATGGCAAAACCAATGATAAGGGTGATTCCGAGCTCGATGAAGAACCTGCCCTCTATTCCAAACTTGCACTTATGAACAACTTAAGAACAAAAATAAGAACTTTGAACAACAACGAGAATTGAAATAaattgctttgatatgcgtgttacaatgtgtcaCATGAATAATAAGCTTTCCCTTCATATAATATGGGAAttttaccctaagtacaattctaagaaaggtaaaaatcttttGTTCACCAATCACTGATTTTTCGCCGATACGAACCGAGATTCACGTCGTGATATCCAGTAGGGCACGAACATCACAACCCTTTGTTAGTCGTGTGCAGTCGTTTGGTAATGCTCTTCGAAGTCTTAATCCTTGAACTAAACTCGGAGGACATGAGCCCAATATCCCCGATGGTAGGTGTTTTGCCCGAGCCCCGATACGAGGGGCTCCTCGCTCTGACTTTGATTCACTATAGTGACGTTTCTGCTCCGTTTGAATTACAAAAAAACCGAGGTGTTCAGTGAGCCcggttttacccgtatacagCTAGTCCCCTTGTTTCTCAGAGAGTAGGCTTGCCGAAATGATGGAAAAACGATAGATGATTCTGATTGCTTCCTTCGTGCATTACGAAGAGGGAGCTGAAACGTCCCATCAATCGCGATGTTCTGACTTTGGACAAGTGTCGCTCACCGGCAGGTTGCCTCCGAATGCGAAGCGTCAGCTATTTCCCTGTAAAAGCTTACTCCTTTTgtcctttttctacttttcgaCCAAATCACTTCCTTCGAGCTTTCCTCTCATCAAACCTTCATATCTTTATCCTTGTTCTTCAATTTTTGTAGCAATCTTCAAACTTCTGCCTAGATTTTTTTCAACTCTTCATACCCTGTTCTTCATTTTCAAAACCCGTAAAAACTTTGCgttcatttctcaaattttcaaacactCCCCCCAGATAACAATGGCCAAAACATCGAAAATCATTCCTCAATCAGTTGCCTCTTTATCTTCTCAACCGGTCGTTGGTACTGAAGCGGTTGCCCCCGAAGTGGTCGTCCTTGAAACGGCTTCCCTCATTATGGTTGCTAACAAATCGGTCGCTGAGCCTCCTTTGAAAACGTTCATTCCTGGGGGCTACTCGATTGCCGATAACTTTAAGGTTGAGAAACATTCACGCAAATAGGACATGGTGAAGGGGTCTCGAGGTACATATGTTCCGTGACTGAGGATGTTCTTCCCATAGTTCGTAAAAACTGCAATTGGGAAGGCAATGACGTAGTAGTCCCCGGGCCCGAGGATGCCGTTATTACCCATGTGGAGGGGTACTTAAGtatttacacttatccctttacGATGGGTCCCGCATACCTGATCGTTCTGGAGTTCTATAAGAGGTACGGGGTGTGCCTCGGAAAAATTCATCCATCAGTGTGAAGGATCGTGATCCTCCTCCACTACTTTATGAATAAAACCGCATCTCGTTATTTCACGATCGACCACCTGCTTTGATTATACAGTCCTCGGATGTTCCGAGGGGAACTGATCAAGCTTACTCGTCGGGCCAACAAAAAATTGATCAAATCGACCAGCTTTGAAAAGAGATGGATGAGATCCAAGTCACAGCCAACAGGTGGAGGAACAAGATGGATATGCTGGCCTCGGAGAAAGAAACCGCTCTCGTAAAGCTTTCTTCAGTAGAGGTTCAGCTCCAGGTAGTGCAGGAGAAAGCTGATAAATAGGCTAAGCTTAGTGAAGATCTCCAAGCACAACTGAGCTCGGTCGTCGTGAAATGGATTTCTCCCGGACAAGAGCTCGACGCAGTGAAGTACCAATTGGAGACGACTTCTGCTGATGCCGAGGAGATGGTGACCCAATACAAGGCCGATATTGAGGCATCCGAGGTCCGCCTGAAGACCACTACCGAATACGTGAGGTGACTGTCTCATAGGGAGACCCTCAAAGAGATTCATGCTCGAGGCTTTGATCTATCTGCCAAGATCGAGGAGGCCAAAAGACTTGAGCTCGAGGCCAAGAGATTAGTCGAACCCAAAGGTGAAGAGGGCTGTGATGACCagataggtcatcttatgttttttAACCTAATTCTGCACTTCGAAACTTTAAATATATCATTTTATTCCTCCTTAATTAGCATACACAACCCGAAcatgtttccggaaagcttttatgttaaaagctGAGAAAAACATGAAAATTTTCTTTGAAATCCATTGGAGTTGACTTCGGTTAACTCTTTGAGAAAATGGACTTGAAtttgtattttgacggtcccggtgggtccgtatcgcGATTTGGGACTTGGATGTATTCTTGGAATCAAATTCAGAAGTCCCTAGCCTGAGATATCGgactttgttgaaatttgaaagttaaaggcttaatgaatttgaaatgtttgaccattAGTTGACTTTTGGATATTGGGTCCGTATTTTAGTTCTTGAACTCGGTATAGCTCTAAtaccatatttatgacttgtttgtaaaat
Coding sequences within:
- the LOC104234393 gene encoding G2/mitotic-specific cyclin-2-like isoform X2, with translation MVGSNENCQGVIMASNVQGGLGAGGGKVTMGPNRRALSTINGNIVEAPAYPCKVHKRNGITDKSANGVKNPPIPIHRPITRKFAAQMATKQQQPTVEVTKQPVQTAPAKNESEDCIIIDAEDYKATSDYDPVPMFVQHTEAMMEEIDRMDAEMEMEDVEETLIVDIDSADKKNPLAVAEYIDDMHAYYKKTESSSCAPPNYMEQQFDINERMRAILIDWLIEVHYKFDLMEETLYLTVNLIDRFLAVQQVIRKKLQLVGVTAMLLACKYEEVSVPVVEDLILISDKAYTRKEVLEMEKLMINTLQFNLSVPTAYVFMMRFLKAAQSDKKVELLSFFMTELCLVEYEMLRFPPSMLAAAAIFTAQCTLGVLNEWSKTCEKYSHYTRDQLLECSRLMVSFHQNAATGKLAGVHRKYSISKYGFVAKCPPASFLLEASF
- the LOC104234393 gene encoding G2/mitotic-specific cyclin-2-like isoform X1, which encodes MVGSNENCQGVIMASNVQGGLGAGGGKVTMGPNRRALSTINGNIVEAPAYPCKVHKRNGITDKSANGVKNPPIPIHRPITSMGDSCCFRKFAAQMATKQQQPTVEVTKQPVQTAPAKNESEDCIIIDAEDYKATSDYDPVPMFVQHTEAMMEEIDRMDAEMEMEDVEETLIVDIDSADKKNPLAVAEYIDDMHAYYKKTESSSCAPPNYMEQQFDINERMRAILIDWLIEVHYKFDLMEETLYLTVNLIDRFLAVQQVIRKKLQLVGVTAMLLACKYEEVSVPVVEDLILISDKAYTRKEVLEMEKLMINTLQFNLSVPTAYVFMMRFLKAAQSDKKVELLSFFMTELCLVEYEMLRFPPSMLAAAAIFTAQCTLGVLNEWSKTCEKYSHYTRDQLLECSRLMVSFHQNAATGKLAGVHRKYSISKYGFVAKCPPASFLLEASF